The DNA window GTAAATATTCTTCGAGCATGATCCGTATATCTGGGGGGATTTCTCCTCTTTTTGTATAGCTATCTCGTGCCATACGTTCGATGTCTTCGTCGGTAAGGTTCAATTCACTTATTGGTTTTCCACCAAGTCTTCGAGTTAGTTCATCTCTTTCTTTGCCCATCGACACCTCACGTGTTCAATCTACATTCAATATTATCTGTCAATATAATTATTCTTGACATCGAAGGATACAGATAAACGAAGATATTAAATATAAACAGTTAACACAAAGTCTGAGGATTGCATAAAGCATGAAAGTACCGATACGCCCTCTTTCCTTCACAACCAAGATGCTTATTCTAATCCTCATTATATTGGTTTTCACGACATTGTCATTTATGCTTCTAACTCAAAATGAAGTTAACAAAGTCATGTGGAACACCATTTCCTCCTCAATTCGCGATATGAGAACGCTCATCTCTCTTTTTGTCGAGAATGAGTACCGTGGTCTCATGTTTCATAAAAAATACGCACTCAACAAATATAAAGACCAGTTGAAGAACGTGACGGGAATTGTCACCTCAAATATTGAATACTATTACTCATTATATAAAAAAGGACTTCTGTCCGAAAATGATGCTAAATCCTTTGCTCTGGACATGGTCGAAAATCTTCGATACGGAAATAACGACTATTTCTATATCTATGATGCCAACCTTGTTGCAGTCTCTCATCCTGATACTGACATTCGTGGAAAAAATATGACTGAATATCAGGACGTCAAAGGCAACTTCCCGCTCAAAATGATCAAAAATAAGATAATAGAGAAGGGGCAAGGATTTGAATCTTTCTGGCATATGCACCTTGATGAGACCAAACCTGTAGAAAAACTCACCTATAACTACTATTTCAAACCATGGGATTGGATAATTGGGACAGGTGTGTATATTGACGATATCGACAAAGATACTGAAACCAAGCTTGTCGAGATGGTAAGTGAGTTAAGGAAGATCTTTTCTAAGATTCGGATCGGCAGGAACGGTTATTTTTTCATTTTTGACAACAATCACGTTATCCTCGTTCATCCCACGATGGAAGGTGTCGATTTTGCTGATGTCGATGTTCCAGGATTAGGTATTGAACACTGGTATAATCTTGTATATGCATCGAAAACCCCCGATCAAGCTTACACATATTTGTGGGACAAACCTGATGATGAAGGGGCATTCAAGTATAAGAAAAGAGCATATGTAGATTTCTTCGAACCTCTGGACTGGTATGTAGTTTCTGCACTCTATGAAGATGAGATGAAAGAACCGTCTCGGAGAATTTTCCAAAAAGAATTATTCATCGCACTTGCCGCACTGCTGATAGCAAGTTTAATTACTGTTTTTGCAATTCGTCGTTTCACAAAACCAGTAAAAATCCTAACAGATCATGCTCGAAAACTCACAGAGAATAACTTCCAGGCAGAAAAGTCAGATGAACTCGCCCACCTGACAGAATTTTCACATGATGAAATGGGTGCTCTTGCTCAAACATTCATTAACATGGAGCACACACTGAAGGATTACATCACAAATCTCAAAGCCACGACGGCTGAAAAAGAAAAGATACAGAGTGAACTTCGCATTGCACATGACATCCAGATGAGTATGATCCCGAAGCAATTCCCGGCATTTCCTGACCGGGAGGAGATTGAAATTTATGCTTTTATCGAGCCTGCAAAAGAGGTCGGAGGAGATCTATATGATTTCTTTTTCATCGATCAAGACCACCTTTGTTTTCTCATTGGAGACGTCTCAGACAAAGGTGTGCCTGCTGCTCTTTTTATGGCTCGCAGTTTGAGCATGATACGTTCTACAGTTCGTTTGATGAATAAAGCCAGTAATGAGATTCCCCTTCCATCGGATGTTATATCGGAAGTCAACAACGAGCTATATCAAAATAATCAACATTGCATGTTTTTAACGATACTGCTCGGAATCTTGGATGTTAAGAGCGGCAATGTTAAGTTAACCAATGCTGGTCATAATCATCCCTATTTGATAAAAGAAAAAAGCATCGCACCGATTTTACTTCCAACAAGTCCTCCTCTCGGGATACATCCCAAAACCAAATATCAAACAGAGCAGATCACTCTTGAACATTTTCAAAGTATATTTTTATACACTGATGGAATTACCGAGGCAGTAAATGAAAACGACGTGCTTTTTGGAGAAGAAAAATTAGAAAAAACTTTACGAATTATACCAGACGCAGAACCAATTCAAGTTATCAAATCTATAACAAAAGAGGTTCATGAGTTTGCAGCCAACAAACCGCAGTTTGACGATATCACGATGCTTGATATCAGATTTCTGGGCAAACAAATATAGGAAATACAATGCATATCACAACAAGTAAAGAGAAAAACATTAGGATAATCGGGATCGATGGGAAGGTTGATTCATTCACTTCAAAAGATTTTCAGGACTCACTAATACGTCATATTATTGATGGGGAAAAATTGATTCTTGTTGATTGTTCGAAACTTGAATACATAAGCAGTTCAGGCATCCGCGCTTTCTACTTTGCTTTGCGGGAATTGAACGATCACGGAACGATTGCAGTCTGCTCTGCAAATGAGAATGTTCTTCACACCCTCGAAATTGTTGATTTCTTCTCTGATTTTCCCATATATAGCACTATCGACGAAGCAATAGAAAATTTATCTTAGAACAATTAAATATATTGGGAGATATCATGAAAAAAATCTTCATTATTAGTTTTGTTCTACTTATTATTATCATCTCCGGTTGCACATCAAAAAAAGAGATTACCATCGCAGCACTTCTTTCACTTACAGGCGATCTTTCGTCCTCCGGTTTAAGTGCACAGGCAGCTTGCGAAATAGCTGAACGAGATATCAATTCATACCTGACTTGTATTGGCAAACCATACAGTTTTCACATAGAATTTGAGGATACACAAACTGATCCCATCGTTGCACTTCGAAAAGCGAGACTAATGCATTCCAAAGGAATCAAGACGATCATCGGCGTGCAGTCGAGTTCAGAACTGGCAAACATAATGCCATTTGCTGATAAAAACAGGCTGGTTGTTATAAGCACGGAAAGTACTGCACCTGCTCTTGCTATTGAAGATGACTTTATTTTCAGGCTTGTTCCGGACGATACTCAGCAGGCAAAGGCAATTGTTCAGTTACTTGAAATCCTGAATTACAAAGTAATTATTCCATTTTTTAGAAATGACTCATGGGGAATTGGATTAATGGACGGTATAAAGCAAGAGTTAAAGAATTCGTCGATTCAACTCCTCGACGGAATTGCTTTCGATCCTCTTACAAAAGATTTTCAGGAAGATCTAACAGAATTAAGCATCATTCTAAAGTCCACCGTTAAAACTCATGATCCTGAAGAATGCTGTGTGTACTTTCTTGCTTTTGAAGAATCTGCTCTAATTTTTGAATCACTTCATAATTATCCTACATGTACATCTGTTCGGTGGTTTGGCAGTGACGGTACAGCACGAAACGAAGGATTAAGAACAAATGAACAAGCTGCTCAAACAGCAATTAACGTACAATTCATCAATCCTATGTACAGCCCTGAGAAAACAGAAAAAGCACTATTTCTGGATCTTCAACTCACCAAGAAATACAATCTAACACCTTCATCGTATACATCAGCAGCATATGATGCCTGCTGGCTTGCGGCACTTTCTCACATCGTAACCAAAAACGGAGATTCAGAAGAGATAGCTAAGGCATTTATTCATACTGCGAATGCATATTATGGTTGTACGGGCTGGACTGTTTTAAATAAAACGGGTGACAGGAAAGATGGCAACTATGATTTTTGGGAAATAGAGAATAAGAACGGTTCATATGAATGGACAAGCACAATGACATTCATAGGAAATAATCATACGATCAACACACCATAGAAAGGAAATGTAATGAAAAAAAAGCTCCTTTTGATTCTATTCATTCTTATTATGTGCACAACAACCCTTAGCGCAGCACCGGTTAAAAGTCTCGTTATTCTTAAATCGGTATTCAGCTTGCTTCAGGAAAGTCTACTTATTATGTTTGTATTTTTCCTGTTCAGTAAAAGCGATACTTTTAAAAGAATATTTGCAAATGATTCTTCACCTTGGGACATAACAAAAACGATCATTCTGTTTACGCTGATCGGTATTTACGGAACCACCCTTGGCATACCTGTTGTCGGTGCTATCTCGAATATTCGAGATACTGCTCCTTTTATCGCAGGGTTCATCGGGGGACCGATTGTCGGTATTATAACAGGTTTTCTTGCGGGTCTTCATCGTTTCCTTCTCGGTGGATTTACACAAATCCCCTGCTCACTGGCAACACTTCTTGCCGGCTTGCTCGCAGGTCTTGTATCCCGATCATTCAAAAAATCTCTCTCATACTGGCTTGCAGTGACTGTAACCGCATGCCTTGAACTATTCCACATGATACTCATTCTGCTGCTATCAAAACCATATGCTCAATCGATCGCACTCGTCAAAGAGATCATCCTGCCTATGGTGCTTGGTAACTCGATCGGTATCTTTATTTTTGTTTACATTCTCCGTCATGTAATAAAACCACACGATAAATAAGAAGGTCACGATGAAAAAATTAGTTTTTGCACTATTGTCGATTGTCCTTCTATTGAGCTGCACACAAACAAAGATAGAATTCCCTGATGAACTTGTCATCGGATCAGGTCCATCCGGAGGTACGTGGTTTACCTTCGGAAAACTTCTTGAACAACTCTATTCAGAAAAGCTGACAAAAACTGTTTCGGTTCCAGGGGGTGGTGTCGAAAATGTTGTTAATCTTAACGAAAACGATATCGATCTTGGATTTTCTACAGCAGTTCTCGGAAAAGCTGCCGTAGATGGCATGCCCCCTTTTGAGACACCTCAAATCAATGTGTCCTGCATCGGCAATCTTTATAATCAATATCTCTATTGTGTTGTTCGAACCGATTATGCTTATCAAAACCAACTCAGCGTACTTGATGACATCTTCTCGAAGAAACTGCCTGTAAAACTCGGCGTGTTGAGTAAGGGCACAGTAAGTGAATATGTAACAAAAAATATTCTTTTGCAACTCGATTCATCATATGAGAAGATCTTAAATTTGGGTGGAAAAGTGGAGTTTGACACCTATACAACAGGCTCTATCCATCTTGTTGAAGGAGCGATAGATGTATTTATTTTTATGGCTTCATCACCTGCGGATATTGTTATCGATTTGGAAAACGAGATACACATTTCACTCCTTCCATGCTCAAAAGAACTTATTGATTCTATGCACCGTGAAATTGGAACAACGAGCCATGAAATAAAAAAACATTCGTACAAATCTCTATTTCATGACATCCATGTCATAGGAGATTATACAGTCCTTCTTGTTCGTAATTCTCTATCAAACGAAGTCGTGACAGCCCTTGCGAAAACTATGTTCAAAAATACAAAATATCTCTCAAGTACAGAAAAGGTTATCGACCAGATAGAAGCCAAGAATGCGTTCTCTGATACCGGTTTCCCACTTCATCCCGGAGCAGAGCAGTATTATAAAGATTGCGGTTTATGGGAGGATTAGGAATCGTAGATGGATGACTTCACAAATCCTGTGATCGAGCTTCTTGTGAAGCACAGATCAATTCGTAAATTTAAGGAAAAAGATATTCCTCAAGCAATGATCAATACCATTGTCCGATCAGGTCAACAGGCAGCATTTGCCTTCCAGGCGTACAGCGTACTTCTCTCAAAAAATAAGAAGAAAAATCCTTTTCATGCACCGCTCTATTTTATCCCTTGTTTAGATCTTCACAAGATTGAGAAAATCATGGAAACACGGAAATGGAAGATAGTATTGAATGACCTGTATTGTCTTCTGCTTGGTCTTCAGGATGCTGCGTATATGGCACAAAATATGGTCATCGCTGCTGAAAGTCTTGGACTCGGTACATGCTATATCGGGGCAGTACCTTATTATGCAGATAAGATTGCCGAACAGTTCGATCTCCCCAAGAAAGTATTTCCTCTCGTTGGAATCGCAATCGGTTATCCTGCAGAAGATCCACCCACACGACCACGCTATCCTTTATCATTCTCACTCTTTGAAGACAATTATCCGGAACTTGATGAAAGCGCAATCGAGAATGCTAAAAAAGTTATGGATGAAGGATATCTGTCGCAGGATTATTATAAACAACTAAACGCGAAGATAAGCTTAACAGGTGGCCGGAAAGAAACATTCGATTACGATACGTATAGCTGGACAGAGCATATCAGCAGAAAATTAGGTCAATGGGATCCGTCGCCAGATAAACTGCTTGAACAATTCAGAAAACGTGGTTTCGATTTCTCCAGTTCCGATAAAAAATGAGAAATGCTATTTTACTTTTTTCTTGTATGCATTAATAACATTGACGAGAAAATAAGATTTCTTAGGATTTGTATGCATGCGAAATAATGCCGGAGCCAAGTCATGAGAAATGCCTTTGTTGGTTATTATAAACCTACAGATATCGAACTGACAAGATTATGGGAAAACAGCATCTTTGTGCTCGATGCAAATGTGCTGCTCAATCTTTATCGCTATTCGGCAGAGACCAACACAGAAATCCTCAACACCTTCAACCAGATGGGTGACCGCATCTGGATCCCCTACCAGGCAGCATTGGAATATCATCAGCGTCGCCTGCAAGTTATTGAACACCAGGAAGATTCCTATATCGATCTCCAAAAATTTCTTAAAGAAATCCAGGACGAATTGAAAAACAGACTTCTCTCTGATGACCACTCATTTCTCGCAGACCAGCTTATCGACAAGGTTGTGAAGATATTCAAAGACCTTGAAACAAAGCTTCATGAAAGGAAAGAGGAGTACCTTTCCCTCTTTGAAAATGATAAACTTCAGGAAGCCATTGCAAATCTTATG is part of the Candidatus Cloacimonadota bacterium genome and encodes:
- a CDS encoding TAXI family TRAP transporter solute-binding subunit; this encodes MKKLVFALLSIVLLLSCTQTKIEFPDELVIGSGPSGGTWFTFGKLLEQLYSEKLTKTVSVPGGGVENVVNLNENDIDLGFSTAVLGKAAVDGMPPFETPQINVSCIGNLYNQYLYCVVRTDYAYQNQLSVLDDIFSKKLPVKLGVLSKGTVSEYVTKNILLQLDSSYEKILNLGGKVEFDTYTTGSIHLVEGAIDVFIFMASSPADIVIDLENEIHISLLPCSKELIDSMHREIGTTSHEIKKHSYKSLFHDIHVIGDYTVLLVRNSLSNEVVTALAKTMFKNTKYLSSTEKVIDQIEAKNAFSDTGFPLHPGAEQYYKDCGLWED
- a CDS encoding ABC transporter substrate-binding protein, whose amino-acid sequence is MKKIFIISFVLLIIIISGCTSKKEITIAALLSLTGDLSSSGLSAQAACEIAERDINSYLTCIGKPYSFHIEFEDTQTDPIVALRKARLMHSKGIKTIIGVQSSSELANIMPFADKNRLVVISTESTAPALAIEDDFIFRLVPDDTQQAKAIVQLLEILNYKVIIPFFRNDSWGIGLMDGIKQELKNSSIQLLDGIAFDPLTKDFQEDLTELSIILKSTVKTHDPEECCVYFLAFEESALIFESLHNYPTCTSVRWFGSDGTARNEGLRTNEQAAQTAINVQFINPMYSPEKTEKALFLDLQLTKKYNLTPSSYTSAAYDACWLAALSHIVTKNGDSEEIAKAFIHTANAYYGCTGWTVLNKTGDRKDGNYDFWEIENKNGSYEWTSTMTFIGNNHTINTP
- a CDS encoding STAS domain-containing protein, which produces MHITTSKEKNIRIIGIDGKVDSFTSKDFQDSLIRHIIDGEKLILVDCSKLEYISSSGIRAFYFALRELNDHGTIAVCSANENVLHTLEIVDFFSDFPIYSTIDEAIENLS
- a CDS encoding cache domain-containing protein; this translates as MKVPIRPLSFTTKMLILILIILVFTTLSFMLLTQNEVNKVMWNTISSSIRDMRTLISLFVENEYRGLMFHKKYALNKYKDQLKNVTGIVTSNIEYYYSLYKKGLLSENDAKSFALDMVENLRYGNNDYFYIYDANLVAVSHPDTDIRGKNMTEYQDVKGNFPLKMIKNKIIEKGQGFESFWHMHLDETKPVEKLTYNYYFKPWDWIIGTGVYIDDIDKDTETKLVEMVSELRKIFSKIRIGRNGYFFIFDNNHVILVHPTMEGVDFADVDVPGLGIEHWYNLVYASKTPDQAYTYLWDKPDDEGAFKYKKRAYVDFFEPLDWYVVSALYEDEMKEPSRRIFQKELFIALAALLIASLITVFAIRRFTKPVKILTDHARKLTENNFQAEKSDELAHLTEFSHDEMGALAQTFINMEHTLKDYITNLKATTAEKEKIQSELRIAHDIQMSMIPKQFPAFPDREEIEIYAFIEPAKEVGGDLYDFFFIDQDHLCFLIGDVSDKGVPAALFMARSLSMIRSTVRLMNKASNEIPLPSDVISEVNNELYQNNQHCMFLTILLGILDVKSGNVKLTNAGHNHPYLIKEKSIAPILLPTSPPLGIHPKTKYQTEQITLEHFQSIFLYTDGITEAVNENDVLFGEEKLEKTLRIIPDAEPIQVIKSITKEVHEFAANKPQFDDITMLDIRFLGKQI
- a CDS encoding nitroreductase family protein; this translates as MDDFTNPVIELLVKHRSIRKFKEKDIPQAMINTIVRSGQQAAFAFQAYSVLLSKNKKKNPFHAPLYFIPCLDLHKIEKIMETRKWKIVLNDLYCLLLGLQDAAYMAQNMVIAAESLGLGTCYIGAVPYYADKIAEQFDLPKKVFPLVGIAIGYPAEDPPTRPRYPLSFSLFEDNYPELDESAIENAKKVMDEGYLSQDYYKQLNAKISLTGGRKETFDYDTYSWTEHISRKLGQWDPSPDKLLEQFRKRGFDFSSSDKK